In one Myxocyprinus asiaticus isolate MX2 ecotype Aquarium Trade chromosome 1, UBuf_Myxa_2, whole genome shotgun sequence genomic region, the following are encoded:
- the LOC127442882 gene encoding liver-expressed antimicrobial peptide 2-like: protein MQDHSLFNRWAVLAWWLVFLVLVKQVTCSPVPQLDTPSTSVQEVQRSHKRTVRMTPLWRIMGTKPHGAYCQNNYECSTAICRRGHCSYSQPINS, encoded by the exons ATGCAGGATCACAGTCTCTTCAACAGGTGGGCTGTTCTAGCCTGGTGGCTGGTGTTTTTGGTGCTTGTCAAGCAG GTGACCTGCAGTCCTGTGCCACAATTGGACACACCCTCAACCTCTGTACAAGAAGTTCAAAGGTCACATAAGAGAACAGTGCGAATGACCCCATTATGGAGGATCATGGGTACTAAACCTCATGGAGCCTACTGCCAGAACAACTATGAGTGCTCTACGGCAATATGCAG GAGAGGCCACTGTTCCTATAGCCAACCAATTAATTCCTAG